tattgttggctattgctacaaatataccggtgcgacttatgactatatgttttgtggtccagggtcacatatttaaatggttatttaaataaagcttGATTTTAATAACTGTGTTTACTTTGTACAATAAACAATTTTGGTCAAAAACTATGATTTCCACCCTAATTACAACCTTTTGTTTACTCAGGCCAGATCTTTAACCACTCTGCTACACCACCACCTCATCTCTAGCACACAAAGGAAACATACTGACAGCAACTCACCCTGACTGCACTGCTCCAGGAGTTTCGGGAAGAAAAGCCTGTGAAAGGCAATTACAGATATGACATCATAGAGGGAAATTACAGTGTGTTAACAGTCCCTTTAGTGATTATTTGGTTACATTGTAATTATATAATTACATATATTTCCTAATTACAGCACTTATGATCTGAATTACAAGTGTTCTTCAGTGAAAGTGGGTGTGATAAATGTCATGTGGAAAAACTCTCAGCTCTTGCCTGTGTTTGATGAAGGACGTGAGGGGGTTGATGCAGGCTGACACGGCACCCACTGACACAACGCTGTGAACTTGAGGGTCTGGATGAGCAGTTATAGCTTGGATTACATCTAGCACATCCGTGTACCTACGACACACACAGACAATATTCAGTTTAGGCAGGCAGCTTGTTCTAAGACAGCCAGGTGTTAAATCCATCTCACCCTGGTATAAGCAGCAAAACCCTGAAGGGCTTCATATCCGTCTCACTCTGTTTGGTCAAAATGCTGCTCAGGAACCGCTGAAGATGTGGTGCACTGAACTCCTCAGAGCCGTCCTTTGCAGGACAAAACACCTCCCACCTGTCAATAAAACTGTACTCAGTATGCGTCCACGATCTCTGAATGCCAGTGTTGACATtggaaatcacccaaacaaacacgcccctaccccaatagaatctggaccttcttttgatagacccgccccacacatacgcaacccaggcaacgacactgctgattggctacaagtgtgttttggtactcgactcccttttccaaagcgttttttcaAAATCGTGCACCCCGTCTTTAACACACTATCATACATTAATCATTTCCACACTTTCTATTAAGAAAAGTGCAATAGAAAAACGAAATGTCAAACTTACAACTTGAAACCCTGGACCGAAATCTACAATTTGACTTAAAAAGCAGCAACTTAATACACAAATATAATATGATTGCTAGCATCTCCATTTTGATCTTGAATGTTGTGCAAAAGGAACACAATCCTAAAAATGTCTCACCTGCCACTGTTCTGATTCACCTCCAGCAAGAAGTCACAGAGATTCTCCTTATGACTGCCTGGAAGACCTGTGATGATGGTGAGGACCACCTACACACACATTTGTCTATGATTATTCACTTTCAATGTTTATCTCCAGCAACAAGCAATGTACATGTTGCACAGTAGCAATATTTTCACATTCATTTCACCTTTTTCTTGGACTCAGGTGTGGTATTTTCAGGTACGGTGTCTGAAAAGACAGCAGACAAGTGGTCGCTGCAGACAGACTCTTCACCCACACTACTGCTGATGGCAAAATGTTGAAGGaatctaaaaataagaatatCAATACATTTGAGCTGTGCAATTCACCATTTTGTATTCAAATGtttgcaaaaacaagataatcgaggTAACGTGATTATTGTGCCGCAGTTGGAAAATAAACATCACTTGTACACTCAAAGGAAAGCCTTTGGCTTGAGTTGCAAAAGGCATGGGATAACATTCCCAATGAAGAAATATATTAACACTATGCCAGAGAAATGTGCTGCTGTAATTACTGCAAGTTAAAATTGGATGTTTTATGTACTCAGAGCAACCTTTATTATGAAATAAAATCATGTTTGAGGCAAAAAAAtctatggctgtttctcaattccaagaatgcaaagaacggacttgcgttctcgtgcagatcggtcttgccaggtgACCTTGGAAGAatgaactcagaaggtcgcaagagcacagaacgcacttgtgagaattgagatgtgcgatcttcctgttggtcacctgacctgacctccgccattgttttgacgcaatgacttctggggcgtaaagcgatttcagcgcgcaagtctACACTCGatgtattttcatgcgtcctttGTAcctgcgttcttgagaattggaattgaacttcaaCAGTTAATGATGAAgtagagcgagaacacaaggacgcaagattgcatattgagaaacagcctataTTTCCAGATCTGTCAGGTATTCtgataattttaattaattatgaTTTTCCCATAATCAAGCAGCTCTACAAGATATCAATTTCCCAGCACAACACTGTAACTCCTCATCCCATcaagcccagtctcacgaaatttcgttatatagtcacgtattttagtcacgtatttttttttattctcgcgtttttcgtgatcgtataacgaatttctgttttcgtgtgattatcacgtattggttactcaactgttttgtcctattttcctaccattgtcgcttcggtttagggttagatttacataaaatgacatctctacccaaacccaactctaaccctaacgatAGGCgacataaaaaaaatcagaaaaaaatagtataaaccaatgtaCAAAATGACATtcaaatgcaagcaccaaatctaaccctaaaccgaagcgacaatgtttaaaaataggaaaaagcagttgggtAACCAATActtgataatcacacgaaaacaggaattcgttatacgatcacgaaaaaacacggaaagtcgtgataatatcacgaaaaaagaatcaaaaaaagatgtgactatatcacgaaactttgtgagactgtaGTCCCATCACATGTTCCAAAATAACACCATGTCCTAACCAGGCACGACATGCAAGTTTCCAGTGTTTTTGCCACTTTAGCgaaaaacaaatcaaaaacCAACCAGGCAATCTGGGAATCAAAATGTAATCTATATGTAAAAAAGTAATTCTAGGCTTTAGGAATATAATAATTGTACAACCTCATTCTAGGTCTATTTCAGCATACTTGTGACATTGACAACATTAACTCCTTTCTACAAAAGGTCAGATTTCACCAGATGCTCTTTGGAACATTCTCGAATCATGCTGGGATACCGTGAATCATTAGGTTTTGACTTAAGGAGTTGCTGCCAGCTTCAGTGCATGCTGTCATTACAGCAAAGAGAGACATACCAAATACTATGTTAATTTTTGATTTAACTTATTAACCagaacatgaaaaaaaaacatttaattagtCCTTTTAGACCTCACTATGGTCTCGTACATACTGGAtattaattcggttgtcacttcacgttttaaatgcttaatcctgttctgtacacacacagttcagtaatttacggggCTGGcaaccgcattctacaaccgaattaatgcaggtagtgacaaccgcatttacagaaaccctgcatagtgtgtacataaccgaactAAACAACTAGTAGTAAATAAAGGGTTTAAATGTGTatcatggacatgacaggtctTTCTTCCGAAAACATAAATGCCTAAAAGTGGGTTCTGTATGCGCagtgcagaaaatgacagaggcataagcgtttgctgactagtgttgccagatcttgcacaaaaaaaacagcgaacaagaaaaatccaataataaacaaaattaatccaaatgctttacctcaaagatcaattgggaccggcaccttcacactttaataacaccaaaaacttgattgCTTCATAAGCCAAAATCAAAAAAACGATTAAGCGCCAAAAAGGTATATAAGAACAAAAAAGACGAGTACCTGGCAACACTGCTGTGGACACAAATGCATGCAATACACAATTATGTTTTGCAaaacataatgctgttaaattattttggtcaaagctgtgagtgatgaGCACGTGAGACGGCAGAACATTGCTATGGTtatctctgtgtcaatcatcacattttcaggagtgagtcttgttccgtacagacatgtaacgaacatttaggggattcactccccCGCATTTACATGCGGTTGTGTGTACGAGGTCTATAAAGGGCGCAAAATTGGACCAATAAGACTGGTAGTGCCAAAGATAGAAATCAAGCAATTGACAAAATGTCTTGTTGCTTGTCATGTCCAAGGCTACTTATGTCAAAAACTCAGATGGACTTGAAATAGATTAGATATTGCTTAGTCGTGCCTGCTAGGACAGGGTTCATGTGAGTGTACATGTCTGTTACCTGCCCTCTTCTGGCAGCTGTGAATAAGCAGTCTTCAAATTAGCTCCGTAGACATTTGCTGCTGAAGCATGTGTCTCACAAAGCTTGAACAGCCTGACGTACCTGAAAGTAAATGCATCATCAGATATCACCACGCTCTCGTTAATGATATCCAAGCAATACCTCTGGGGTCAGATACAGAATAAGACCATAACAAATCTTGTTGTTGGCAGAGCTAATGCAGACCGATGTGTTAACTCACATGCTTTTGTGCTCAGGGCTCAGCTGGTCGTGGACGACATGTTGAACTCTCAGCTCAGATTCTGACTTGCGCCAAACTGGCAGGACCTGAGAATCATATCACAACTAATTTACAACCAGAAAAAAATATACCCAAAACCAGGCAGGATGACAAAAAACTGATTCCCATCTGTGTGTgacgtgcgtgtgtgtatgtgtttcaAGTACCTGAGAATAAAGGCTTTTGTAGCTTTTGGTCCTGGGGATAAGAGCTATGGCCAGAGAGTTTTCGGCACTATGTAATGGGAATGGAAGGTGTGGAAGAAGAGAGGTCTGATACTCAATGAACAGCATTGAAATGTCAGACGAGGAGCTCTGTGAAAAAAGTACATACTTTAAGTCAGCGCCAGCTCACAACTGATGATGTAGTGTTGTGTAATGTAATAAACCTGAGATAAGATAGTATCAGTTTTCACCATTAATAGTCTTACATTACAACGATCTACAAAAATATGATTAATTTGTTATAAAGATACAATTGCAGGAAATTGAATAACACTACTTCCACATTACATTAATGAGTTTTGATAAAGCATTTAATTTACAAACACATTCAGTAGGTCAGCTGTTTAAGACTGATGatttcatttctttctttcgaCTGAACATTCATTAAAAATAGTTTTGCAGTGCGCAGTATTCAGGTTTTCTCTGtcataacattaaaatcaaatgGAAAGCTCACGACtcagcaaaagcatattttcGTTTACCATGGTGCTGAAGTTTCTGTATCGATGCATGAAAAGCAGTCTGAGTTTTATGACCCTCAACCAAACATCATGAAAATCATCCAATTCTTTCTAAATGAAAAATCATGTGAAAATCAACCCTACTGAGGACATCGCTCACCCCATCAAAGAGTTTAATGGCATTGATGTGACTCATAGAGAGCGTGACGGAGCCGTGATGTGGATGGACAAACAGGATACCCTCTGTGAAAAACACCAGCTTCCCTGGAGGACGATAAAACCATCAATGCCTGTACACGACTACATGATAATGACCTTCCTGTAGAGGTGAAATCTGACCTTCATCAGGTGTAGACAGCAGACTGTTGGAGAACATGTAGGCAGAGTCTTTCACTGTTAGAGGAATGCCCAAACACGTACCATCCTCCTTCtgttttcacacacacatagtAATTATAGTATATACAACAAGAGGAAGAAAGCTTTAATGGTTTCATTTAAGATTACATTATAAAACAAATGAACCTTCAGTAAATGTTGAGCCTGTTCAGACATTCGCACATCAGCTTCATCAACCTATaacacacaaaaatctatcaatTCAAATCAAAATTGGTTTCTGTATTAGTCAAATTATTGTAATGTTATGCCTTAAATGCCATTCAAAACTGTGTAATTTTCCATTTTGTTGACTAGCAGCGTTAAACGCAAGTGTGTGCGTGTAGATTGAGAGAGATAGTGAGTTCATTATACCAGCCAGGAGACATGGCGAGGAACTGATGAGGTGAGCACAGTAAAGCCGCTGTCTGAGGAAAGGGTGCCATCTGCAGGACAAGAGATGCCTTACAATTTCACATGTGCATGTGAACCACCACCAACTGAATCAAACACAAATCAAATCCTTACCTCTCTGCTGAATGTAAATGCTGGACTCTACAAAGGACTCTGAAAAAACCACTGATCCCAGGTTTACTCCACTTTGAAGATCTGGAATATCATACACCACCATGGACGCCTGTGAAGAACTCCAATTAATTCAAATTTCAATATAAAAGAATATAATTTAAAGCTGAAGCAAGGTAAAAAACAACCCTTGTACTCACAGTTTTTACCAGAAAGCGACTGTCCTCAGCACTGAGTGGAATAATTCTGTGTAGGGAAAAatactcaaaacatttatataatataaaaatcatAAATATTCAATGAAAAGAGCACAAAGTTGAAATGTACAACAGTGTcaactgtgtgtgtatgtgtgtgtgtttgtataagGAACTCACGCTCCGTCATTGTCGACAGCCTGTATGCTAAACACAGCTTTGGACCTGAAACAAAGAGACTAAAATCATAACTCACAACAAAAGCAGAGAACATTTAGACCCTCACATGCagtaaccgtgggttcacaccagccgcatttgaggcatcaaatttgtgtctactgcgtctagtttgccgcttgaacattttgagtttacttgcttcatttgcacgtgaaattctagtcatcgagacatcgAAGgacttctgcgactccgctcgcttcctgtaatcacgtcactactgaacaagctcctgattggttaacatggcgCGTTTtcccgccaaagttcaaattttttaaacGCCGCTTTTCCcatggcaacgctcaatttatGCAAATTAGATGCGGGAAAGAGGtggaattgcgtctaccgcgccgtgctaaacgcctcattcgcactgcgagacctccagacatgcGTCAACGCAACTtcgcattgacttaacattgaaatcacttacgcatgatgcctctaccgcagctggtgtgaatgcagcgaCTTAAATATTACAGATATGCCATTTTAAAGGctgggtgcatgatttttgaaaaacactttggagaagagagtcgggccgagtaccaaaacacacttgtggctaatcagcagtaaggggcgtgtctactaaccaacatcgttgctattaaaagaaggtccatattgtattggggtaggggcgtgtttgtttgggtgatttcaaatgtcaacattggctttcacagatcatgcaccccacctttaagtcattttatgttttataatgAAGTGACATTTCAGTGCATTGCATACCTAAGAGCTCCTCTGTACTGGATCAACCCATATTTCTCTAAGGTCAGCTGAAATGTTTGATCTGCTACATCCTTTGCCTTCAAAAAAATATAGTGGTAAATAAATCATCTTAAAAATGTAGTAATTTTCACACTTTATTGTCACACTTAATAATTATCTGTTAAGTTGCCTATTTTACATGTAAAgtgtgtaaaaaaaagtgtgtaaTTTTTGTGTCATAAGGTTTGTGTTTCTTGGGACAGGTAAAACATGTATCATTGCCTGACCTCAAACCCAAGCCATTGGTTGAATCATGTTGCTATGCCAGGCTGGTCGGGATtgtcaaaaaacaaaacactatGTATATAGTTTATATAGTACAACAAAGCCAGTATTTAACACCCAATGGCTCCCAAAcagtttacttttatttgtctTTGCATATTAAGATGGGATGAGTAAAAGTATTTTTAGCACATATCTTTAACAGAAATGTGTTTACActgtattttaatgtaaatcCTACTGTAAATCTACTGTAGTCAAAAGGTTTTCTAATTCTTTTTGCCTTACTGGGACTGGAGTTGATAGAAAAACATTTGATTCCTGCCAGTACAGACTGAACCGCAGCAGAGTAGATTTGTGAAAGCAGCCTGTTACACACCAGATCTAAGTTTAGTACCAGTACAATCAATAAAGTCTCATCCACACAACCAATCAAGAGTACTTACTGGAGATCAGTGCTCTTCTGCTGGGTGTTGTCATTTCCTGTCAAATTAGAAAAACCAGTGATCTAACAATGAAGCTGATAGAAAATCTGGAagattttaagacatttttaaaaggcATACTTACCCAGATAAGGGACGTGAGTGGTTCCAAAGAAATAGGTTCGAGCACAAGCCAGAGGCCCTTTAGGAGCCACACACTGCAGCAGCTATAACAAAGATAAACATCTCATATAGTTGGAAGCTtactatatgtgaccctgggtATATTTGTACAactagccaacaatacattgtatgggtcaaaattagacattttttaaatgccaaaaatcattaggatattacgtaaagatcatgttccatgaagatattgtATGAATTTCCTATCATAAATAGATTTATCATTAGCAATATGTGCTGCTAAGgtctttatttggacaactttaaaggtgactTTCTCAAATGTTCAAATAGTTACATATCGgccaaatattgttttttaacaaacatacatcagcttatttattcagctttcagatgataaataaatttaaattaaaaaaaaaatcccgttatggctggttttgtggtccaaggtcACATATGTATAAAAAACAACTGAAAATGTAAGGCTTATACTGAGGCTTATGCCAAGATGCCACTGTGTGGCGCTTACTCACCATGTGTTTGGCGACACCCCCATCAGGTCCAGTGTTACGGACCTGGTGGCCTTCAGAGGGGAATGTGAAACAGTAATCCTCCAGGTCATCCTTAGCTGAGTGACTCCCAAACAAGACAAACGGCTGCCTGCTTTTACTGGGATTCAATACAAGCCATATAAAATTCATCATGTGCTTCACAAAggaaaattaagaaattatttcCGCATAAAGGTATTAAAACGAACAGCTCTGTGAATTGCAAGTACCTC
This Misgurnus anguillicaudatus chromosome 11, ASM2758022v2, whole genome shotgun sequence DNA region includes the following protein-coding sequences:
- the dnaaf9 gene encoding dynein axonemal assembly factor 9 gives rise to the protein MAAIRKNGKSPVMTAAVSCSRLRQVQALLKDDVNTAPDGILCSLGIDSRYNVGCSELANYLFCDRYKHYRFDIEQIRDDIPEEVLDDVIILIKSECVHLYCNPVNYGYLLPYVSHWRNLHIHCLTETEYEDEEVAEEFKISSFVSMVQDCHCIGIPYSSHGHVQKFDMFMLEKWPIIQAFALEGIGAGVFFTMKYKLTDVSQKLWQVYSRLDPVSLESLLNEDLQLFERQWSCLFSSMDIESALSMQELSEAQVAEPFRTYYSHGLISSNITDKSKSRQPFVLFGSHSAKDDLEDYCFTFPSEGHQVRNTGPDGGVAKHMLLQCVAPKGPLACARTYFFGTTHVPYLGNDNTQQKSTDLQLLSQIYSAAVQSVLAGIKCFSINSSPSKAKDVADQTFQLTLEKYGLIQYRGALRSKAVFSIQAVDNDGAIIPLSAEDSRFLVKTASMVVYDIPDLQSGVNLGSVVFSESFVESSIYIQQRDGTLSSDSGFTVLTSSVPRHVSWLVDEADVRMSEQAQHLLKKEDGTCLGIPLTVKDSAYMFSNSLLSTPDEGKLVFFTEGILFVHPHHGSVTLSMSHINAIKLFDGSSSSDISMLFIEYQTSLLPHLPFPLHSAENSLAIALIPRTKSYKSLYSQVLPVWRKSESELRVQHVVHDQLSPEHKSMYVRLFKLCETHASAANVYGANLKTAYSQLPEEGRFLQHFAISSSVGEESVCSDHLSAVFSDTVPENTTPESKKKVVLTIITGLPGSHKENLCDFLLEVNQNSGRWEVFCPAKDGSEEFSAPHLQRFLSSILTKQSETDMKPFRVLLLIPGYTDVLDVIQAITAHPDPQVHSVVSVGAVSACINPLTSFIKHRLFFPKLLEQCSQGIVSNVVFTGLTTEQKHTLLKHTQQLIRSANPSTAFILAEKGAVRRTEDMNLILNNSSFSQSHMIRARYLLYPGWWEGRFVSGSGSLSMSQHCIEFSRPVDRALFLQHCKALKSSLKASPLTGNIYHISGKVMFSDNDRLMVVNCNSISGFVTVAPDQESHHGPETTNNSYLIFHGVGLTREGLKDWLRQCAKQKVQKQIKKNKRTLTPQEIKYVHMKRHLDPLPPGYFYNGHHFVSFFGEKQNFHPLMDQFIEEYVQEANKEIERFNKEVDLLPHADLFDP